The following are encoded in a window of Deltaproteobacteria bacterium genomic DNA:
- the rfbA gene encoding glucose-1-phosphate thymidylyltransferase RfbA, which translates to MKGIILAGGSGTRLWPTTQSVSKQLLPVYDKPTIYYPLSTLMLAGINDILIISTPRDLPLIESLLGDGSPFGIKLSYKVQLKPDGIAQAFVLGEEFLNGSPACLILGDNLFYGHDITIQLEKAKALKKGGVVFAYHVHDPERYGVVDFDLFGKALSIEEKPKDPKSNWAVTGLYFYDSTVTQKVKSLKPSPRGELEITDLNKLYLAEGALSVEKFGRGVAWLDTGTHESLLSSSIFVQTIEDRQGLKIACLEEVALFKGFITQKQFAALAEKAPKSGYGEYLRKLTKFSHV; encoded by the coding sequence ATGAAGGGTATTATTTTAGCTGGGGGCAGTGGAACTCGGTTATGGCCAACAACTCAATCAGTTTCTAAACAGCTACTTCCTGTGTATGACAAACCAACCATTTACTATCCCTTATCCACTTTGATGCTTGCTGGCATCAATGACATTCTCATTATTTCGACACCGAGAGACCTACCTCTTATTGAGTCTCTTTTAGGGGACGGTTCCCCCTTTGGCATCAAACTGAGTTACAAAGTTCAGCTAAAACCCGATGGCATTGCCCAAGCTTTTGTCCTTGGCGAAGAATTTCTAAATGGTTCACCGGCCTGTTTGATCTTAGGCGATAATCTATTTTACGGTCATGATATTACCATTCAATTAGAAAAAGCTAAGGCCCTAAAAAAAGGCGGAGTCGTATTTGCTTACCATGTTCATGATCCTGAACGCTATGGAGTTGTTGATTTTGACCTTTTTGGGAAAGCCCTTTCTATTGAAGAAAAACCTAAAGATCCTAAGTCAAATTGGGCCGTCACTGGTTTGTATTTTTATGATTCGACGGTCACTCAAAAAGTTAAATCTTTAAAACCTTCACCTCGCGGTGAATTAGAAATCACCGACTTGAATAAACTTTATCTTGCAGAAGGAGCATTGAGTGTTGAAAAATTTGGTAGAGGTGTCGCCTGGCTTGATACTGGAACTCATGAATCCCTTTTAAGTAGCTCTATTTTTGTTCAAACAATTGAAGACAGACAAGGGCTTAAGATTGCATGCTTGGAAGAAGTTGCTTTATTTAAAGGCTTTATCACCCAAAAACAATTTGCAGCGCTGGCTGAAAAAGCTCCTAAAAGTGGTTATGGCGAATACTTAAGAAAGCTTACAAAATTTTCTCACGTTTAG
- a CDS encoding glycosyltransferase family 2 protein — protein sequence MVEQKINKVLKLKVSIVLYRNPREQIEKVINSLRQTRVHYELDLVDNSDSSEYFSWLELNENEKYQLLPKNIGFGAAHNHSIKDTINRQISFHLVLNPDVYFIGDVITPILAYMNENISVGLVAPKVLYPNGKIQYLCKKLPTPYDLFIRRFGSHESRQKNDYYFEMRDRDYDQIMEVPSLSGCFMMFRTSILQKIKGFDERFFMYMEDVDISRRASLEAKNIHFPGVTIYHEHGQGSYKSKKLLWIHIKSTLQYFIKWGW from the coding sequence ATGGTTGAACAAAAAATAAATAAAGTTCTCAAGCTAAAGGTATCCATTGTTTTGTATCGAAATCCTCGAGAGCAAATTGAAAAAGTCATAAATTCATTGAGGCAGACGAGGGTCCATTATGAACTTGATCTGGTGGACAATTCAGACTCATCAGAATATTTTTCTTGGTTGGAATTAAATGAAAACGAGAAATATCAGCTGTTGCCAAAAAATATTGGATTTGGCGCGGCCCATAACCATTCAATCAAAGACACTATAAACCGTCAGATTAGCTTTCATTTAGTTTTAAATCCAGATGTGTACTTTATTGGGGATGTGATTACTCCCATCCTTGCGTACATGAATGAGAATATTTCGGTGGGATTGGTCGCTCCAAAGGTATTGTATCCAAACGGAAAAATTCAGTATTTATGTAAAAAGTTGCCAACGCCCTATGATCTTTTTATACGAAGATTTGGTAGTCATGAATCACGACAAAAGAATGATTATTATTTTGAAATGAGAGACAGGGATTACGATCAAATTATGGAGGTCCCAAGTCTTTCAGGGTGTTTTATGATGTTTCGTACTTCTATTTTACAAAAAATAAAAGGCTTTGATGAAAGATTTTTCATGTATATGGAAGATGTTGATATATCCCGAAGAGCCTCTTTGGAGGCAAAAAACATTCACTTTCCAGGTGTCACAATCTATCACGAACATGGTCAAGGGAGCTATAAATCCAAAAAGTTATTATGGATTCATATTAAATCAACCCTTCAATATTTTATAAAATGGGGATGGTAA
- a CDS encoding glycosyltransferase family 2 protein, whose product MNSNSIFNLNIQAHKEVSICALITCYHPNYEELSRLLYSIKNQVQSILIINNGGLDASQISQELISHVSILTPNENLGTAGGYNLGAAKAWELHSTHVLLLDQDSECKDHMVQELLSLEEHLVHMNIKVAAVGPYYICRSNSKPAPFIQHVGYQIVRIYHDSKKTILFKNNSKYTPCSYIISSGSLIRKNSWLAIGPKNADLFLDFTDIEWGLRAEYFGYHCFGSFEAKMYHLIGDQQLNVLGRKISLHSPLRHYYAFRNCVWLFRQNTIPLGIRVNYLIKLFPKLFIYSVFSHEPVKQFKFMVLGIVDGLFQKMGRYSS is encoded by the coding sequence ATGAACTCTAATTCAATATTCAACTTAAATATCCAAGCTCATAAAGAAGTAAGCATTTGCGCACTCATTACTTGTTACCATCCTAATTATGAGGAGCTAAGTCGTCTATTGTATTCTATCAAAAACCAGGTTCAATCTATTTTAATAATAAACAATGGGGGCTTAGATGCTTCTCAGATTTCGCAAGAACTGATCTCCCATGTTTCTATTCTGACTCCCAATGAAAATCTAGGAACAGCAGGAGGGTACAATTTGGGAGCAGCAAAGGCTTGGGAACTTCATAGCACTCATGTTTTGTTATTGGATCAGGATAGCGAATGCAAAGACCATATGGTTCAAGAATTGTTATCTTTAGAAGAGCATCTGGTCCATATGAACATCAAGGTTGCCGCTGTTGGTCCTTATTATATCTGCAGATCTAATTCTAAACCGGCGCCATTCATCCAACATGTGGGCTATCAAATTGTAAGAATTTATCACGACTCAAAAAAAACCATCCTATTTAAAAATAATTCAAAATACACTCCCTGTAGTTATATTATTTCATCAGGTTCTCTTATTAGAAAAAACTCTTGGTTGGCAATTGGACCAAAAAATGCTGATCTATTTTTAGATTTTACAGATATTGAATGGGGTTTGCGTGCAGAATATTTTGGCTATCATTGCTTCGGATCCTTTGAGGCTAAAATGTATCACTTAATAGGTGATCAGCAATTAAATGTTCTTGGAAGAAAAATTTCTTTGCACAGTCCATTAAGGCATTATTACGCCTTTAGAAACTGTGTTTGGCTTTTCAGGCAAAACACAATCCCCCTGGGTATCAGGGTTAACTATTTGATAAAATTGTTTCCCAAATTATTTATCTATTCTGTTTTTTCACACGAGCCAGTTAAACAATTTAAATTTATGGTGCTTGGAATTGTTGACGGTCTTTTTCAGAAAATGGGAAGATATTCTTCATGA
- the rfbD gene encoding dTDP-4-dehydrorhamnose reductase has protein sequence MILVFGKTGQVAQALMKDLTDLLHRNELIFLGSDEANFLKPDLVIEKLNQIKPNLIINASAYTQVDKAEIEKEESMEINAVTPGRIAEWCKLNLCPLVHFSTDYVFDGGGEIPWTESMSTSAINYYGETKLQGEKLIQGSGATYYIFRVSWVYAPWGKNFPKTICRLAQEREELSIVNDQMGSPTDAREISAFIKLTLNQKKNGLNLDPGIYHLRFKPFMSWFDVAKLTIDEARKIGIKLKLKDLKPIPSTAFPTPAKRPLNSRLDTEFPQIQKVINEIKNMATVEKWGYLK, from the coding sequence ATGATATTGGTTTTTGGAAAGACAGGTCAAGTTGCTCAGGCACTTATGAAAGATTTAACAGATTTACTTCATCGTAATGAGTTAATTTTTCTGGGAAGCGATGAAGCTAATTTTTTGAAACCGGATCTTGTCATCGAAAAATTAAATCAAATTAAACCAAACTTAATTATAAATGCTTCAGCCTATACCCAGGTAGATAAAGCTGAAATTGAAAAAGAAGAATCGATGGAAATCAATGCAGTGACTCCTGGTCGAATTGCTGAATGGTGTAAACTGAACTTGTGTCCGCTGGTACACTTCTCCACAGATTATGTATTTGATGGGGGAGGTGAAATACCTTGGACTGAATCAATGTCAACAAGTGCTATTAACTATTATGGTGAGACCAAACTTCAGGGCGAAAAATTAATCCAAGGTTCTGGCGCTACTTATTATATATTTAGAGTCTCATGGGTTTATGCTCCATGGGGAAAAAATTTTCCAAAAACAATTTGCAGGCTAGCCCAAGAGAGAGAAGAATTATCCATCGTCAATGATCAAATGGGCTCTCCCACAGACGCTCGTGAAATTAGCGCTTTTATAAAACTTACTTTGAATCAGAAAAAAAATGGACTTAATTTAGATCCAGGTATTTATCATCTTCGGTTTAAACCATTTATGTCGTGGTTTGATGTGGCCAAATTAACTATTGATGAAGCTAGAAAAATAGGAATTAAATTAAAATTAAAAGATTTGAAACCAATTCCTTCCACAGCATTTCCAACCCCTGCGAAAAGGCCTCTCAACTCCAGATTAGATACGGAATTCCCGCAAATTCAGAAGGTAATCAATGAAATTAAAAACATGGCTACTGTTGAAAAATGGGGCTATTTGAAATAA
- a CDS encoding transaldolase, whose translation MTTQQLKSPFQNKIKIYTDGADKKSMLEMAANPYVQGLTTNPSLMKKAGISDYVEFCKDILTTIKTKPISFEVFADEFSEMKRQALIINKWAENVYVKIPIMNSKGESCIPLVKELVQAGIKLNVTAIFTWDQIQETVHAVKGGPPSIVSVFAGRIADSGRDPMPLMSVAADYCRTYGEQIELLWASTREVFNIVQAEQCGCQIITAPPDVIKKLSGFNRSPLDLSLDTVKTFKADSEAAGFRI comes from the coding sequence ATGACAACTCAGCAATTAAAGTCCCCTTTTCAAAATAAAATTAAAATCTACACTGATGGTGCTGATAAAAAATCTATGCTCGAAATGGCTGCGAACCCCTATGTGCAGGGATTGACGACGAACCCTTCTTTAATGAAAAAGGCCGGAATTTCTGATTACGTTGAGTTTTGCAAGGATATTTTAACTACTATTAAAACCAAGCCCATTAGTTTTGAAGTTTTTGCTGATGAGTTTTCAGAAATGAAAAGACAAGCCCTCATTATCAATAAATGGGCAGAAAATGTTTATGTGAAAATTCCAATTATGAATTCAAAAGGGGAAAGCTGTATTCCATTAGTAAAAGAATTAGTCCAAGCCGGAATTAAATTAAACGTCACTGCCATTTTTACTTGGGATCAAATTCAAGAAACGGTACATGCAGTGAAAGGCGGCCCACCTTCTATTGTGTCTGTCTTTGCGGGGAGAATCGCGGATAGCGGTCGTGATCCCATGCCCTTGATGAGTGTGGCTGCAGATTACTGTCGCACCTACGGTGAGCAAATTGAATTGCTTTGGGCTTCGACAAGAGAAGTTTTTAATATCGTGCAAGCAGAGCAATGTGGATGTCAGATTATCACAGCTCCGCCTGATGTGATCAAAAAGCTTTCAGGATTCAACAGATCCCCTTTGGATTTGAGCTTAGATACCGTAAAAACCTTCAAAGCAGACTCCGAAGCTGCAGGATTTAGAATCTAG
- the rfbB gene encoding dTDP-glucose 4,6-dehydratase: MRLLVTGAAGFIGSSFARQAIKENYKIVILDALTYAGHMENIQEILKPGEVDFIKSDIRSFEDNLNIFNKYEVDAVINFAAESHVDNSISGPKAFIETNILGTFSLLEASRCYFQKLTDEAKKTFRYLQISTDEVYGTLGDTGKFHEKMAYQPNSPYSASKASSDHLVRAWFHTYKLPTITTNCSNNYGPRQFPEKLIPVMITKCLNSESLPVYGTGGNIRDWIHSEDHSQGVLLALQKGQPGETYCFGGNSERNNLDVVKSICTLLDELKPRSDKKSYHQLISFVQDRAGHDWRYAIDDSKAQKELGFTRKYRQFEDGLRATVIWYLENRNWIEQVKNK, encoded by the coding sequence ATGCGATTATTAGTAACTGGAGCTGCTGGTTTTATTGGCAGTTCATTTGCCAGACAGGCCATTAAGGAAAACTATAAAATAGTAATCTTAGACGCACTTACCTATGCTGGGCATATGGAAAATATCCAAGAAATTTTGAAACCAGGGGAAGTTGATTTTATCAAATCAGATATTAGATCCTTTGAAGATAACTTAAATATTTTTAATAAATATGAAGTCGATGCGGTTATTAATTTTGCAGCGGAAAGCCATGTAGATAACTCTATTTCTGGTCCTAAAGCTTTTATCGAAACAAATATTCTGGGTACGTTTTCTTTACTAGAAGCTTCTCGCTGTTACTTTCAAAAACTCACGGATGAAGCTAAGAAAACTTTTAGATACCTACAAATTTCTACAGATGAAGTTTATGGAACCTTAGGTGACACAGGGAAGTTCCATGAAAAAATGGCCTACCAACCCAACTCGCCTTACTCTGCATCAAAGGCCTCTTCTGATCATTTGGTCAGAGCCTGGTTTCACACCTATAAGCTGCCAACCATCACTACAAATTGTTCAAATAATTACGGTCCAAGACAATTTCCTGAAAAACTTATTCCTGTGATGATCACGAAATGTTTAAACTCAGAATCCCTACCCGTCTATGGCACTGGTGGAAATATTCGTGACTGGATCCATTCCGAGGACCACAGTCAGGGTGTGCTTTTGGCCTTACAAAAAGGACAACCTGGTGAAACCTATTGTTTTGGTGGAAACTCCGAAAGAAATAATTTAGATGTGGTAAAAAGTATCTGCACCCTTCTGGATGAATTAAAACCAAGATCTGATAAAAAGTCCTACCACCAACTGATTTCCTTTGTCCAAGATCGTGCTGGACATGACTGGAGATATGCCATTGATGACAGTAAAGCACAGAAAGAATTAGGATTTACCAGAAAATACAGACAATTTGAAGATGGCTTAAGAGCCACGGTTATCTGGTACTTGGAAAATAGGAACTGGATTGAACAAGTAAAAAATAAATAG
- the rfbC gene encoding dTDP-4-dehydrorhamnose 3,5-epimerase, with protein MEVKEFNIKGPKLITLKSFKDDRGFFCERFRVQQFAELGLNSFVQENFSRSVPKTLRGLHYQWDKPQGKLVTVLRGEIFDVAVDIRKNSPTFGLHISVTLKDTYPQWLWVPAGFAHGFCVLGDQEADVMYKVDNYWNGSGESGILWKDPNLNIQWPIKNPFLSPKDGVMKSFSDYAKDPKFL; from the coding sequence ATGGAAGTTAAAGAGTTTAATATTAAAGGTCCAAAATTAATTACCTTAAAAAGTTTTAAAGATGATCGTGGTTTTTTCTGTGAACGATTTAGAGTCCAGCAATTTGCAGAACTTGGTTTAAATTCTTTTGTTCAAGAAAATTTTTCCAGGTCTGTCCCCAAAACCTTAAGAGGACTCCACTACCAATGGGACAAACCTCAAGGTAAACTGGTAACTGTCCTGCGCGGAGAAATTTTTGATGTGGCCGTTGACATTAGGAAAAATTCTCCTACCTTTGGCTTGCATATTTCGGTTACCTTGAAAGACACTTACCCCCAATGGTTATGGGTACCTGCTGGATTTGCCCACGGCTTCTGTGTCCTTGGTGACCAAGAAGCTGATGTCATGTATAAGGTGGATAATTATTGGAATGGTTCTGGAGAGTCAGGAATCCTTTGGAAGGATCCAAATTTGAACATTCAATGGCCAATCAAGAATCCCTTTCTTAGTCCCAAAGATGGAGTTATGAAATCTTTTTCTGATTATGCCAAAGATCCCAAATTTCTATAA
- a CDS encoding glucose-6-phosphate isomerase: MKVNFQSKNKNSAETTHQAQSSLEALLKRTDLGFFKLPQHPTMWNTAQEVTTTFAKKFKKFVWVGIGGSSLGPKSMALAFANEDIYFVENPDLKTLQSLNKKMTNWQEVGFVFVSKSGTTIETLSILDYYLSKFEQLKLNLANHSLVITELKPSSLYDWAKTNQVPVLEIPLDVGGRFSVLSSVGQVLVGIAHKDIQAFRKGAASVFEQSYVQNTLLPMIHFYIEGLNHKDVLSYFWYYSDSAYQLGKWLEQLWAESLAKKELRKGASHIPYVASVPVVALGANDQHSVLQQMMETQLQKSVVVHRFTESEEMAELFPKSHFKETSPLQNKKFGMLLKTEAQTMTESQKEVNNHVMELQLETLNEFTMGQYFMTYKLIVGALGEYMNIEAFNQPGVELGKIITKKMLAN; this comes from the coding sequence ATGAAAGTTAACTTTCAAAGCAAAAATAAAAATTCAGCAGAAACGACCCATCAAGCACAAAGCAGTTTAGAAGCTTTATTAAAAAGAACAGATCTTGGCTTTTTCAAGCTTCCTCAACATCCCACGATGTGGAATACGGCTCAAGAAGTGACGACAACTTTTGCTAAAAAGTTCAAAAAATTTGTCTGGGTTGGCATTGGTGGCTCCAGTCTTGGTCCTAAAAGTATGGCATTGGCTTTTGCAAACGAAGATATTTATTTTGTCGAAAATCCTGATTTAAAAACTTTGCAAAGTTTAAATAAAAAAATGACTAACTGGCAAGAAGTAGGTTTTGTTTTCGTTTCTAAAAGTGGTACCACTATTGAGACCCTTTCTATTTTAGACTATTACCTAAGTAAATTTGAACAACTAAAGTTAAACCTAGCAAACCACTCTCTTGTTATCACAGAATTAAAACCTAGCTCCCTCTATGATTGGGCTAAAACAAATCAAGTACCTGTTCTTGAGATTCCCTTGGATGTGGGGGGAAGATTCTCTGTGCTCTCAAGTGTGGGGCAAGTTTTGGTTGGAATCGCCCACAAGGATATTCAGGCCTTTAGGAAAGGTGCGGCCTCTGTTTTTGAACAAAGCTATGTCCAGAACACCTTGCTTCCCATGATTCATTTTTATATCGAGGGATTAAATCATAAAGATGTTTTGTCTTACTTCTGGTATTACTCCGATTCGGCTTATCAACTGGGTAAGTGGCTCGAACAATTATGGGCTGAATCCTTAGCTAAAAAAGAATTAAGAAAAGGAGCCAGTCATATTCCTTATGTGGCATCGGTTCCCGTCGTCGCCCTTGGTGCCAATGACCAGCATTCGGTGCTTCAACAAATGATGGAGACTCAATTACAAAAATCAGTAGTGGTTCATCGATTTACAGAGAGTGAAGAAATGGCAGAGCTATTTCCAAAGTCTCACTTCAAAGAAACAAGTCCTTTGCAAAATAAAAAATTTGGGATGTTATTAAAAACGGAAGCCCAAACCATGACCGAGAGCCAAAAAGAAGTGAATAATCATGTCATGGAACTTCAATTGGAAACCTTAAATGAATTTACAATGGGTCAATATTTTATGACCTACAAACTCATTGTAGGAGCCCTTGGTGAGTATATGAATATTGAAGCATTCAATCAACCAGGCGTAGAGTTAGGAAAAATCATCACCAAAAAAATGTTAGCCAATTAA
- a CDS encoding glycosyltransferase, with amino-acid sequence MSKVLLIIPCYNEENRISLETFHRFHNPQSMSDSSNEDKFSSKNKISFLFANDGSKDHTAEKIKAYIDAHHLENQWFLFNNPQNTGKANAISNAFNWSNRNINETFDWYGYWDADLATPLFEVENMLTYQKVFFPYKQALFGSRVLKLGSRIIRKPLRHYLGRFFATVIFLALKVGSYDSQCGAKLFSQLIAKKALSEPFISPWIFDVEVMLRVGEDKIVEYPLIEWTDVPGSKIKILRECFRIVKDIIRIRTKYLGSHKH; translated from the coding sequence ATGAGTAAGGTGCTTCTTATCATTCCTTGCTATAATGAGGAAAATCGAATTTCACTCGAGACTTTTCATCGATTTCACAATCCCCAATCAATGTCAGATTCAAGTAATGAAGATAAGTTTTCTTCTAAAAATAAAATTTCATTTTTGTTTGCTAATGATGGATCCAAGGATCACACGGCAGAGAAAATTAAAGCCTACATTGATGCTCATCATTTAGAAAACCAATGGTTTTTATTTAACAATCCTCAGAACACTGGAAAAGCGAATGCTATTTCCAATGCCTTTAACTGGTCCAATAGAAATATTAACGAAACCTTTGATTGGTATGGCTATTGGGATGCTGATTTGGCCACTCCCCTTTTTGAAGTAGAAAACATGCTGACCTATCAAAAGGTTTTTTTTCCATATAAGCAAGCTCTGTTTGGAAGTCGTGTCTTAAAATTAGGGAGTCGAATAATTCGTAAACCTCTACGTCACTATCTGGGACGGTTTTTTGCCACGGTTATTTTCCTAGCTCTTAAAGTAGGTAGTTATGATAGTCAGTGTGGAGCCAAGTTGTTTTCACAATTAATAGCAAAGAAGGCACTTTCTGAGCCTTTTATCAGTCCTTGGATATTTGATGTTGAGGTCATGCTCCGAGTTGGCGAAGATAAAATTGTCGAGTACCCCTTAATTGAATGGACAGATGTTCCTGGCTCCAAAATAAAAATACTTCGTGAGTGCTTTCGCATCGTCAAAGACATCATAAGAATCAGAACCAAATATCTGGGTTCTCACAAACATTAA
- a CDS encoding oligosaccharide flippase family protein: MKIRFLKKIFADSNILKNSFYNIMGQGLPLIIGLVCIPLLIKRLGIERFGLLSLVWIFLGYLAFFDLGLGRAIIKIISEQLGLGNRQSISKIFWTTIWIILILSLIGSMISLLLAHTIMIEVFKIPDFLKEDALHSFYLLSIGIPIITLTAAFRGILEAEQRFFVINLLQGVTGTITYIVPLLIAFYTLNVSVIIFYLVLARFFALIAHILVCFKRFPELRKVTLPDKDAMPLLIKFGGWLTVSNLISPLMVYFDRFILGSIIPVGDLAYYTTPYEIITRVLIVPTAVSRVLFPSVSFTIAKNFSSEKLVENAYRLTTLTLLPIIIFLIAIAKPGMNLWLGHEFGEKSSIILQILALGVFFNGIASIPFTLIQSSNRPDLTAKAHLIELPIYALVLWFMCREYGTIGAATAWSFRIILDLFILSFIAKRNLTDLSAFIEVMNKKYIFIFIYLIGFVVFVHFKEWISATVISLLLLIYLWSYFVTFEEKYMLKHFKWLDIKTLPNKKIDNTNTAVLIITFNPDPVLKDTVEYLKNQFNRIIFVDNGSTKESLVVFEQITHGAKQDKVIVLYNNQNFGISYALNQGFKKSQELGADWVLTFDQDSKPNSNYLIKAQDVLSSYQNSETVAMITPTLYEEQLELVIPIKNKPREKCSKARLAITSGAITNVTSYFEVDGYNEPLFIDYVDFDFCFRLRHSGYTILESNELVLNHQLGKSQKHDFLFTNFITTHHNETRRYYITRNRFYMYKKYYFLETDWVIEDCINFFKDFFKILLAEKEKQAKIKNIFMGIKDFSKNKYGKI; encoded by the coding sequence ATGAAAATTCGTTTTCTAAAAAAAATATTTGCTGATTCCAATATATTAAAGAATTCCTTCTATAACATTATGGGACAAGGGTTACCCCTCATCATAGGATTAGTCTGCATCCCGTTATTAATTAAACGCCTCGGTATTGAACGCTTTGGTTTACTTTCCTTGGTATGGATATTCTTGGGTTATCTTGCTTTTTTTGATTTAGGTTTAGGACGTGCGATTATTAAAATTATTTCCGAACAATTGGGTTTGGGAAATCGTCAAAGTATCAGTAAAATTTTTTGGACCACAATTTGGATTATACTCATTCTATCTCTTATTGGATCAATGATTAGCCTGCTATTGGCACATACGATTATGATTGAAGTTTTTAAAATACCTGATTTTCTGAAGGAAGATGCTCTCCACTCCTTTTATTTGCTTTCCATTGGTATTCCTATTATCACTTTAACCGCAGCTTTCCGGGGAATCTTAGAAGCAGAACAACGTTTTTTTGTCATTAACCTACTTCAAGGCGTAACCGGAACCATCACTTATATTGTTCCCCTCCTTATTGCCTTTTATACTTTAAATGTCTCCGTAATTATTTTCTATTTAGTCCTTGCTAGATTTTTTGCCTTGATTGCGCATATTTTGGTTTGCTTTAAAAGATTTCCGGAACTCAGAAAAGTGACTCTTCCGGATAAAGATGCCATGCCACTGCTCATCAAATTTGGAGGTTGGCTAACTGTTTCCAATTTAATCAGCCCTTTGATGGTTTATTTTGATCGATTTATTCTTGGCTCTATCATCCCCGTTGGTGATTTGGCCTACTATACCACTCCTTACGAAATCATAACGAGGGTTCTTATTGTTCCCACGGCCGTGAGTCGGGTTCTTTTCCCCTCCGTTTCCTTCACTATTGCTAAAAACTTCTCTAGCGAAAAATTAGTTGAAAACGCCTATAGACTCACAACCCTGACATTACTTCCCATTATTATTTTTTTAATAGCTATAGCCAAACCCGGAATGAATCTTTGGTTAGGTCATGAATTTGGCGAAAAAAGCTCCATCATCTTACAAATTTTAGCTCTAGGCGTGTTCTTTAATGGTATAGCCTCAATCCCCTTTACCCTTATCCAAAGTTCTAACCGACCAGACTTAACAGCTAAAGCTCATTTAATTGAGCTTCCTATATATGCCCTTGTCCTTTGGTTTATGTGCCGGGAGTACGGCACCATAGGAGCAGCTACAGCTTGGAGCTTTCGAATTATATTAGATTTATTTATTCTTTCTTTTATTGCCAAAAGAAATTTAACAGACTTGTCTGCTTTTATTGAAGTAATGAATAAAAAGTATATTTTTATTTTTATCTACTTAATCGGTTTTGTTGTCTTCGTTCACTTTAAAGAATGGATCTCAGCAACCGTGATCTCCTTGCTTCTCCTGATTTATCTGTGGTCATACTTTGTTACCTTTGAAGAAAAATACATGCTAAAGCATTTTAAATGGTTGGACATTAAGACACTACCAAATAAGAAAATTGATAATACAAATACCGCCGTTTTGATCATCACCTTTAATCCAGATCCCGTTTTAAAAGATACCGTCGAGTACCTAAAAAATCAATTTAACCGGATTATTTTCGTTGATAATGGCAGCACTAAAGAATCTCTAGTTGTATTCGAACAAATAACTCATGGCGCAAAACAAGACAAAGTGATTGTGTTATATAACAATCAAAATTTTGGAATTTCCTATGCGCTTAATCAAGGTTTCAAAAAATCTCAAGAGCTGGGTGCTGATTGGGTGTTAACCTTTGACCAAGATTCTAAACCTAATTCGAACTATCTTATCAAAGCCCAAGACGTTTTAAGTAGTTATCAAAATTCCGAGACCGTAGCAATGATCACCCCCACTCTCTACGAAGAACAGCTTGAGTTGGTCATTCCTATCAAGAACAAGCCACGGGAAAAATGCTCCAAAGCCAGGTTGGCAATCACATCAGGAGCTATCACTAACGTAACCTCTTATTTTGAAGTCGATGGCTATAATGAGCCTTTATTTATCGATTACGTAGACTTTGATTTTTGCTTTAGACTTCGCCATTCAGGTTACACTATATTAGAATCAAACGAACTTGTTTTAAATCATCAATTGGGAAAATCTCAAAAACATGATTTTTTATTTACAAATTTTATAACCACCCACCACAACGAGACACGTAGGTATTATATTACTCGAAATCGTTTCTATATGTATAAAAAGTATTACTTCCTCGAAACAGACTGGGTTATTGAGGATTGTATAAATTTTTTCAAAGATTTCTTTAAAATTCTTCTAGCAGAAAAAGAAAAACAAGCAAAAATTAAAAACATATTTATGGGCATAAAAGATTTTTCAAAAAATAAATACGGGAAAATCTAA